The Leptospiraceae bacterium genome includes the window AACAACAAGACAAACGGAATTACTCAAAGGCGTTGGTTGATACAGTCCAATCCTTTGCTTTCTGAGTTGATTCATTCTAAAATAGGTGGTAATTTTGCGACCGACTTATACGCTTTAAAAGAATTAGAAAAATATTCTGAAGATAATAATTTTAAAAAAGCATGGCGTGAAGTAAAATTAGAAAACAAGAAACGCTTAGCTCAGATTATTTTGGCAGATACAGGAATAGAGGTGGATATTCACTCTATGTTTGACGTACAAGTAAAAAGATTCCACGAGTATAAACGCCAACTATTAAACGTGCTTGGAGTTATAGGTGAATTTATTAAGATCAAAGAAAATCCAAGAGCAGAGGTTGTGCCTCGAACAATTATTTTTGGAGGAAAGGCAGCTCCGGGGTATTATATGGCAAAGCTAATCATCAAGTTTATTACTTCTATTGCAGAAGTGATTAATAATGACCCTGATGTAAATGGTAGAATCAAAGTGGTGTTTTTGCCAAACTATAGAGTGTCGCTTGCCGAAAAAATTTTTCCTGCATCTGATCTCTCAGAGCAAATTTCGACAGCAGGAACAGAGGCAAGCGGGACAGGAAACATGAAATTTGCATTAAACGGAGCCTTGACTATTGGGACGTTAGACGGAGCAAATATTGAAATCATGGAAGAAGTGGGAGAGGAGAATATCTATATCTTTGGTTTAAAAACCTCAGAGGTGCTTGAAATTAAAAAGAAAGGATACAATCCCCAAGATTATGTTAAAAGCAACCACGAGATAAAAAAAATCTTCACTCTAATCAGAGAAAATTTCTTTTCTAAAAATCAAGTCGATTTGTTTAAGCCGCTTCACGACAATTTGTATTATACGGATACTTATTTACTTCTTGCTGATTATCAGATGTATTTTGATTGCCAGAGAAAAATTGATGAAGATTTTAAGAAAGAAGATATTTGGGTGAAGAAATCTATTATGAATGTTGCGAGAATGGGAAAATTTTCTACAGATAGAACGATTCAAGAGTATGCAAAGGATATATGGAATATTCATCCGGTTCAGGTAAAAAAACCAAACACACTTTTCTCATTCAAAAACACTAAGCAGGGTAAATAGGGATTTTTGATTAGTTTTAAAAAAGATGAGAAGATATTACAAAAAAATCTTTCTTGTTTAGACGATGAAATACGAGAAAAAATACAAAACTCTCCGGATATAGGAGAGTTGATTCCGTCTAAGTCCGGTGAATGGAACTTAGTGATAGACAAAGTATTTTTTCACAGCAGATACAATCCTTCTACTGAAGCATCAAGACTTATATCAAATTTTATAGATGAAAAAGAAGAGCGAATACTCATCTTTTTTGGAGCTGGACTTGGTTATATGGTTCAGCAAACTATTTTGAATCCGTATCTAAAAATATTTTGGTTAGAAGCATTTCCTGGGATAATGAAAATTGCTCTGTCTCTTGAAGACTATTCCGAAGCAATTCAAAACAACCGCTTAGTCATTCTTGTCAAACCTCTAAAAGAAGATATTTTATTTTCATCGTTCAAAGGACTTTCGAGTCTTCCGGTGAATTTTATTCCCCACAGGGAAAGTTTTTTGTGGAAAGAATCCGAATACATAGAGTTTAAATATATCTGTGAGTCTTTTTTTAAAAAGAAAGATGTAAATATTGCTACTTTAAGTAGGTTTGAAAAAATTTGGACTCGAAACATTCTGCAAAACTTACCCGATATATTGAACCTTTCTCCCGTATCTAAAATTTTTAATATTTCGCCTAACGTACCAATTGTGATAGCCGGAGCTGGTCCAAGTTTATTTTATGACCTCGATAATTTAAAAAAATATCGAGACGAATTTTTACTAATTTCGGTAGATACCGCGCTCCATATTTTAGAGAGTTCAGGAATACACCCTGATTTGATTTATTCTGTAGACCCTCAAGCGATGAATACTTCTTATTTAGAAGATTATACCGGAGACGGAAAAATTGTTTTTGATCCAACTTCCAGTTATCACACTCTTCGTTTGTCTGAAAACTTAAAACAGGGATTTTTCACCTCTTCTCCTTTTCCTCTTACGAAAATGATTTCAGATGTTTTTAATGAGGAAATAGGAGATGTTCCTTTTGGAGGCTCGGTTTCAACTAACGCAATTGGTCTCGCAGAATTAATGAAAGGCTCTCCTGTGTATTTAGTCGGGCAGGATTTAGCATTTACGGATGGGTATGCACACTGCAAAGGTGCAGTATTAGAAGAACGATTAAATTTTTTAGAAAGCAGATTTTTTAGGCGAGAAAAACACAATTTTAGGCAAATTCATGCACTTGCCAAAAAAAAAGTTACAGGCTATAATGGGAAAACTTACACAACCAATGATAAAATGTTAATCTTTAAGAAATGGTTTGAAGATTCTTCAAAAGAAAAAAACTGGATCAACCTTACATCTTTTGGTGCAAAATTAGAAGGAATCCCACAGAAAAAGTTTCAGGATTGTTTTGAAATTGGAAAAAATTCTAAACAAATTCAAATACTGCGAGAAAAAATTAAATTACTTGCTGGAAGAGGAAAAGAGTGTTATACTATTCTCGATTTACAAAAAAAAATAGAATCCATCGTTTCCAATCTTTCTGATTTTGAAAAACTATTAATTCAAGGGAATAATTTAAGCAATACAATTTACAAGTCTATTGAAAATGGAGATACTCTTCCTTCAAAAATTCAATCTGCATTAAGTGAGATGGAAAAAATAGATGAGGCAGTTTCTTCTAAGAAAAATTTGAATGAGATTATTGGAACAGCAATTCAAAGAATCATTCTAATGATTACAGAAGATTACGAGGTCAGTTTGAGTCTGAAAGAGAAAAAAAATCCTCACTTGCAAATTGCAAAGAAAAGCATTCTTTTATACGAAGGGTTGTTGGAAGGATGCAGGTTGACAAAGATTCAACTGAAAAAAGTTCTTTATCGAGTTGAAAATTACAAAAATTTTTAGCATAGTAGAATTTTATGTTATGAGAAAAAATACTCAATTTATATAGGCTTACGTACAAAAAGTCTTATTTGGAAAAATATACGACTAAATACACAGGAAAACGCTATTTCCTATCGGTACAAAACCTGTTTTAGGGTTTTTGCGGTAGTGTCACATATTTTTGAAATCTATAGACAAAAATTCCGATCCATTCTTTAATTGCAATTGACGTGGTGCCTAACGCACTAATAGTCGGGATCACAGTTTCCCAATTCAACACAGGTAGAAGAGATTTATAATCGGTAGGAAAGGTTTCCACTTCAAAGCCTACCTTTTTAAATAGAGCCTCACTTCTTTTTAAGTGGAAGGCAGATGTAACTAAGATAATTTTGTTAATTTTCTTTTCTTGTAAAATTTGAAAAGTGTATAAAGCGTTTTCGATAGTGTTTCTGGATTTTTCTTCGGTGAGAATAAACTTTTCATCTACCCCGATAGATATTAAAAATTTCTTAGCAAGTTC containing:
- a CDS encoding motility associated factor glycosyltransferase family protein, producing the protein MISFKKDEKILQKNLSCLDDEIREKIQNSPDIGELIPSKSGEWNLVIDKVFFHSRYNPSTEASRLISNFIDEKEERILIFFGAGLGYMVQQTILNPYLKIFWLEAFPGIMKIALSLEDYSEAIQNNRLVILVKPLKEDILFSSFKGLSSLPVNFIPHRESFLWKESEYIEFKYICESFFKKKDVNIATLSRFEKIWTRNILQNLPDILNLSPVSKIFNISPNVPIVIAGAGPSLFYDLDNLKKYRDEFLLISVDTALHILESSGIHPDLIYSVDPQAMNTSYLEDYTGDGKIVFDPTSSYHTLRLSENLKQGFFTSSPFPLTKMISDVFNEEIGDVPFGGSVSTNAIGLAELMKGSPVYLVGQDLAFTDGYAHCKGAVLEERLNFLESRFFRREKHNFRQIHALAKKKVTGYNGKTYTTNDKMLIFKKWFEDSSKEKNWINLTSFGAKLEGIPQKKFQDCFEIGKNSKQIQILREKIKLLAGRGKECYTILDLQKKIESIVSNLSDFEKLLIQGNNLSNTIYKSIENGDTLPSKIQSALSEMEKIDEAVSSKKNLNEIIGTAIQRIILMITEDYEVSLSLKEKKNPHLQIAKKSILLYEGLLEGCRLTKIQLKKVLYRVENYKNF